One window of Cherax quadricarinatus isolate ZL_2023a chromosome 16, ASM3850222v1, whole genome shotgun sequence genomic DNA carries:
- the LOC138852767 gene encoding uncharacterized protein, with protein MSFHERLFYGEQSTSRSRYVCVSEDSDSEPEVDEPELLDSGDEYLPPDAQDAEMSSDDEEEEREERPAKKQKVMRKKRTFRIEEYPDEEEIHENIALQVS; from the exons atgtcg ttccatgagaggctgttttatggggagcagtcgaccagcaggtcgaggtatgtctgcgtttctgaagacagtgactcggaaccagaggtagacgaaccagaattgctggatagtggtgatgaatacttgccaccggatgcacaggatgcagagatgtcaagtgatgatgaggaggaagaaagggaagaaaggccagccaaaaagcagaaagtaatgaggaaaaagagaacttttaggattgaggaatacccggatgaggaagagatccatgagaatattgctcttcaagtttcataa